In Haematobia irritans isolate KBUSLIRL chromosome 1, ASM5000362v1, whole genome shotgun sequence, a genomic segment contains:
- the LOC142242996 gene encoding uncharacterized protein LOC142242996, translating to MLYKILFAFIAFEYLAKVQAADRHFDLQLQNITCYGHPNLLKKLICSFEKLSRNRYDVSVTFELLRQMPSNLDASALLFIRAEKAKKSIKFLDVRVKVCDLLTSVLSIPLAKEIMERVTASSNLPYTCPIKENIMFNITKVPITDDLFPRYTPPIHFNFTMNFNEGKKLYAKFDLTGFRMFKM from the exons ATGttgtataaaattcttttcgctttcATAGCTTTTGAGTATTTGGCAAAAGTTCag gCTGCTGATCGTCATTTTGATTTGCAACTACAGAACATTACTTGCTATGGACATCCAaaccttttgaaaaaattaatttgtagtTTTGAGAAGTTGAGCCGAAATCGCTATGACGTAAGTGTAACGTTTGAATTGCTACGCCAAATGCCATCAAATCTAGATGCTTCTGCGCTGCTTTTCATTCGTGCTGAGAAagcaaaaaaatccataaagttTCTTGACGTTCGAGTGAAAGTGTGTGATCTACTCACTAGTGTCCTCTCAATACCATTGGCAAAGGAAATAATGGAGAGAGTTACTGCATCTAGTAATTTACCCTATACGTGTCCTATTAAAGAG AATATTATGTTCAATATAacgaaagtacctattacagatGATCTTTTTCCTCGTTATACACCTccgattcattttaattttactatGAATTTTAATGAAGGGAAAAAACTGTATGCCAAGTTTGACCTTACTGGCTTCCGAAtgtttaaaatgtaa